The following are from one region of the Fusarium keratoplasticum isolate Fu6.1 chromosome 4, whole genome shotgun sequence genome:
- a CDS encoding Ras modification protein ERF4 — MLASRASFSSSTSLPRSSTSPPASFPSSDWLARRGLLLVSSSPLIIDDSSKTFACSCLQESSHGPDEDHHEDYEADDPAAAAAAAITTIPDSSPGLLGAAESILATTNHTHRIPPSASLSASAPASPRHHQRQLRALAASVESFGHNQHHYDDGIISICDHRHQRGRLGGRADILLPTDPPLSRAPPSKPVPATVVDAPGNNPHFSSLDPPKPAYPGTGSASANLAADAAAAALHSQHAPRRPPTDRHQEPALRHSPFHPRQGTAPSTRRARRLSAVRLWNPTNSTPRPHTLRKRRPSTPPPPSVPLQHPTLDNVLPDPVGAGPSDYPLLTLPEQRQTRHSLSARASLQVDRTGSSDKRVSLPSSVRASYDETRSRRGVASAGESEPRPSKVPAEGDIVEDAPVKLDKGKGKAVMMPENDDPMPSFGKDLERGPDIMDPRISNVSAGDGIGSALSSTDSSIMGEEVEPDAAGEWGPQHPCYPHLNPHVPIDSPEYVNTRIIRIRRDWLIQGDLAPTFSNLYPEILDPAGLSEQEFRRIIEKLNGELIPAFNPYGMRNILDSLLGLVTGWIWDDLGLTGIKSRLNGLEKWIEQWNLDMEKAMGSEDGAMAPKLMPLRQTGYMTLDIQIPDPEIAPAPSTTNPGDSRTALPLDPIPAIMA; from the exons ATGCTGGCTTCTAGGGCGtccttcagcagcagcacatCATTGCCCCGGTCGTCGACTTCTCCCCCAGCCTCCTTCCCCAGCTCTGATTGGCTGGCCCGCCGaggccttctccttgtttcttcctctcctttgATCATCGACGACTCCAGCAAAACCTTTGCCTGCAGCTGCCTCCAAGAGTCGAGCCACGGCCCAGACGAAGACCATCACGAAGACTACGAGGCTGACgatcctgctgctgctgctgccgccgccatcaccaccatcccCGATTCATCGCCAGGCCTTCTTGGCGCAGCCGAGTCAATCTTAGCGACGACAAATCACACTCATCGCATTCCTCCATCCGCGTCACTCTCTGCATCTGCGCCTGCGTCTCCACGGCACCACCAACGCCAGCTCCGTGCGCTGGCAGCTAGCGTCGAGTCTTTTGGACACAACCAACACCATTACGACGACGGGATCATCTCCATCTGCGATCACCGCCATCAA CGCGGTCGTCTCGGCGGCCGTGCCGACATCCTGCTTCCCACGGATCCTCCACTCTCCCGAGCGCCTCCCTCCAAGCCCGTCCCGGCCACCGTAGTAGATGCCCCGGGCAACAACCCTCATTTCTCGAGCCTCGACCCTCCCAAGCCCGCGTATCCCGGAACTGGCTCAGCCTCTGCCAATCTagccgccgacgccgccgccgccgccctgcATTCACAGCACGCTCCCAGACGACCACCCACCGACCGTCATCAAGAGCCTGCCCTCCGTCATTCGCCTTTCCACCCACGACAGGGTACTGCTCCCTCTACGCGCCGTGCCCGCCGACTGTCTGCCGTTCGCCTGTGGAATCCCACAAACTCGACCCCTCGACCTCACACTCTTCGCAAACGCCGcccttcaacaccaccgccTCCATCCGTACCCCTCCAGCATCCTACTCTCGACAACGTTCTGCCCGATCCCGTAGGAGCCGGTCCTAGCGATTATCCCCTCCTCACACTCCCCGAGCAGCGTCAGACCCGCCACTCTCTATCGGCCCGTGCCAGCCTCCAGGTTGATCGGACTGGAAGTAGTGATAAACGAGTGAGCCTTCCATCGTCAGTTCGCGCTTCCTACGACGAGACGCGATCTCGTCGTGGTGTCGCTTCAGCCGGAGAATCCGAACCTCGACCCAGCAAAGTACCTGCAGAAGGGGACATCGTGGAAGACGCACCCGTCAAACTCGACaagggaaagggaaaggCTGTAATGATGCCGGAGAACGATGATCCAATGCCGTCCTTCGGCAAGGACCTGGAACGGGGTCCCGACATAATGGACCCCCGAATTTCCAATGTCTCGGCCGGGGATGGCATCGGATCGGCCCTCTCATCAACGGATTCTTCCATTATGGGTGAAGAAGTTGAGCCAGATGCGGCTGGTGAATGGGGACCTCAACATCCCTGCTACCCTCACCTGAACCCTCACGTCCCTATCGACTCACCCGAGTATGTCAACACGCGCATCATTCGGATACGACGCGACTGGCTGATCCAGGGCGATTTGGCGCCTACCTTTTCCAACTTGTACCCTGAGATCCTGGATCCTGCTGGCCTTTCGGAGCAAGAATTTCGTCGGAtcattgagaagctcaacggTGAACTGATACCGGCGTTCAACCCCTACGGAATGAGAAATATCTTGGATAGCCTACTAGGACTCGTGACAGGCTGGATCTGGGACGACCTAGGTCTAACTGGGATCAAGTCTCGGCTGAATGGCCTCGAGAAATGGATTGAGCAATGGAACCTTGACATGGAAAAGGCCATGGGGTCTGAAGATGGAGCCATGGCGCCCAAGCTTATGCCCCTTCGGCAAACAGGCTACATGACT CTTGATATCCAGATCCCAGATCCAGAGATTGCTCCGGCTCCCAGCACCACCAACCCCGGCGACTCGAGAACAGCCTTACCTCTAGACCCAATCCCGGCCATCATGGCTTGA
- a CDS encoding Glutathione synthetase, whose protein sequence is MASLTSGAYPPTLKAEEKEALVETVKDWSIGNGLAVRPPPTVIAAEADPKGIAAVNVPVTLFPSPFPKQCFAQGKAVQKTYNELYASVSRDEEFLAQVVKEVADGDEFIRNLWDVHLKVKAEGYTQPLSLGLFRSDYMVHQDTHTSPPSLQVKQVEFNTIASSFGGLSTYTSGLHKFLATTEYPLLDNAIPQGSLDLPDNTSTRGLAAGIEAAYNAYPKSELGHQKCVIFLVQDGERNIFDQRHLEYQIISSSPSTPVFRLPYSQILKRTEIAKTSKRQLLYRLPRNPSKVYEVAVIYMRSGYGPSDYPDQQAWEARYHLERSNAIKCPTVLTQLAGTKKVQQILATPRPASAPSALGRFIRDDTDAAAELWRTFTNIYPMDTSDAGLEARKKALDPEACQAYVLKPQREGGGNNIYRGSIPGFLKSIPESHWNSYILMELITPPPVSNIILRNGSLEQGGVICELGIYGTCVWDQSSGKIHHNEEAGYLLRTKGDKSEEGGVAAGFGCMDSCTLV, encoded by the exons ATGGCTTCCCTCACAAGCGGGGCATATCCCCCCACCCTCAAGGCCGAAGAAAAGGAAGCCCTCGTCGAGACCGTCAAGGACTGGTCCATAGGCAATGGCCTCGCAGTCAGGCCTCCGCCTACAGTCATAGCCGCCGAGGCAGATCCCAAGGGCATCGCCGCCGTCAATGTACCCGTCACACTCTTTCCCAGCCCGTTTCCGAAGCAGTGTTTCGCCCAGGGCAAGGCAGTGCAGAAGACTTACAATGAGCTGTATGCTTCTGTGAGCCGGGATGAGGAGTTTCTGGCCCAGGTCGTCAAAGA GGTTGcagatggtgatgagttTATTCGCAACCTGTGGGACGTTcacctcaaggtcaaggctgagggaTATACCCAG CCTTTGTCTCTCGGTCTATTCCGCTCAGACTACATGGTTCACCAAGATACCCACACTTCTCCCCCCTCGCTTCAAGTAAAGCAGGTCGAGTTCAACACCATTGCCTCCTCGTTTGGTGGACTCTCGACTTATACGTCAGGTCTTCACAA GTTCCTCGCCACAACAGAATACCCTCTTCTGGACAATGCCATTCCCCAAGGCTCGCTGGATCTCCCTGATAACACCAGCACCCGTGGCTTGGCGGCTGGCATCGAGGCAGCCTACAACGCCTACCCCAAATCTGAGCTCGGCCATCAAAAGTgtgtcatcttcctcgtgcaagatggagagagaaACATTTTTGATCAGCGTCACTTGGAGTATCAGATTATcagctcatcgccatccaCACCCGTCTTCAGGCTGCCATACTCTCAAATCCTGAAGCGCACTGAAATCGCAAAAACTTCGAAGCGGCAGCTTCTGTACCGCCTTCCTCGAAACCCTTCCAAGGTTTACGAAGTGGCCGTCATCTACATGAGGTCCGGATATGGGCCTTCTGACTACCCAGACCAGCAAGCTTGGGAAGCTCGGTACCATTTGGAGCGAtccaacgccatcaagtGTCCTACGGTTTTGACTCAATTGGCCGGAACGAAAAAGGTGCAGCAGATTCTCGCTACACCTCGTCCTGCGTCTGCGCCATCTGCGCTTGGTCGATTTATCCGCGACGACACAGACGCTGCCGCCGAGCTGTGGCGAACCTTTACCAACATCTACCCCATGGACACAAGTGACGCAGGTCTTGAGGCTCGCAAGAAGGCTCTTGACCCagaagcctgccaagcctATGTACTTAAGCCACAGCGCGAGGGAGGCGGTAACAACATCTACCGAGGATCCATTCCAGGTTTCCTCAAGTCGATTCCCGAGTCCCACTGGAACTCGTACATTCTGATGGAGCTGATCACCCCTCCTCCAGTCTCCAACATCATCCTTCGCAATGGCAGCCTGGAGCAAGGTGGCGTCATCTGCGAGTTGGGCATTTACGGCACTTGTGTCTGGGATCAGAGCTCTGGAAAGATTCACCACAATGAGGAGGCTGGGTATTTGCTACGGACAAAGGGCGACAAGAGTGAAGAGGGTGGCGTCGCGGCTGGCTTTGGGTGCATGGACAGCTGCACTTTGGTGTAA
- a CDS encoding DUF4203 domain-containing protein, whose translation MFFRWSRLWTLLCLLLVIQQVSGEIFGLAPRQDDEQPPKTTAIESDATTRESEQATKTEASVKKTEARETTSAEAESKTESVSVTTTESEGTETETADATSTSGALEDDAGFNSTLFNATIPAGQLPITPVLTPGWGVAGTILLLTGIAHALVGIRNRMVHTFFSTAFSAALGVTVLIVYVMKPEVSDGLQGGYVVAVVLSGCLLGAASMFFREITEGLGCALGGFCVSMWLLCLVPGGLLGPVASKAIFIACFTFGGFVFYFSHYTRDWALILMISFAGATVTVIGIDAFSRAGLKEFWAYVWDLNDDLFPLGADTYPVTKGIRVETAAIIIIFLFGIVSQIKLWKVVREKREKKAEEEAEGQRNLREEEENVGRNIEEANARERRQWERVYGDGDIGSSTASRTSDDGEISTEKKHRDSQTDSSKRQSASIVEVIEMTTMTDPEPPKKPTPVTLMSSEQDMDGRVTVRVASDDIARPLSQVDEKAPIVHHDTLSVANESVDRRVSQSSSAPRSPAPQVIPLPFTIPVAADDDDAISDAERSSVATFADDEDAEPPTPGHRQSLAKRLSRLSRGSMELLGNISHRSSRVLGEDHEHGHVHSGSTEDLVIPRSRPRDDDGSVAATVDDESLSAGDRRSLPGTEPPKSIEINAELSGKDDHSKLSPTPSHQTKFLDVDTTSSAAKPIKAEHTEEQASEALDKAKSATSGSSTRLSLTKDRLPRSLSKVALSYRTNEWAKHLSQADAPEPDDIHIDVPRSPAVPTIETPAPVHVNELQKSAHEGTPAPAIARSDSQVSNMSHSASRRSVRQNVPAALAILNGEGQNRSPGTTPTSAGVPRSASMGLRRTSNGIEPIAEERDAPSLTPPIPEGQAVRSHSLSPAPMPDAHRSSTPGLVSYSSPQTLLGQREVYLRNKSQGNLLANPSEVSLNNPYRASSDAGSLNNYAMYAAGVGADVDDLPLSQRKQLMRQSSLNPSASTPSLQRLSGGSGSGGIGVNSSEAPFDSHQPKRVSTLPTSAEREARMANFRESVRQDRLAGAPVVNSTGRETPFTPMSLLAGRETEVQRNVEMSRNILMSQKEAEAQRREMEQREKEWNDRAFDERMRSGDLLGIHREAMRKMQRNAKDK comes from the exons ATGTTCTTCCGCTGGTCTCGGTTATGGACGCTGCTCTGCCTGCTTCTGGTAATACAGCAAGTCAGTGGCGAGATCTTCGGATTGGCTCCACGACAAGATGATGAGCAACCACCAAAGACAACAGCTATCGAGTCCGACGCAACAACACGAGAGAGTGAACaggccaccaagacggaGGCTTCTGTCAAGAAGACTGAGGCTCGAGAAACCACATCAGCCGAAGCCGAGTCCAAGACCGAGTCCGTTTCAGTTACCACCACCGAAAGCGAGGGAACTGAAACTGAGACCGCCGACGCTACATCAACAAGCGGAGCTCTTGAAGACGACGCCGGCTTCAACTCGACTCTCTTCAATG CCACAATCCCTGCTGGTCAACTGCCCATTACGCCGGTACTTACTCCTGGCTGGGGCGTTGCTGGtaccatcctcctcctgacCGGCATTGCGCATGCCCTGGTTGGTATCAGGAACCGAATGGTTCACACCTTCTTTTCGACCGCGTTTTCTGCCGCATTGGGCGTTACCGTGCTCATCGTCTACGTTATGAAACCCGAAGTGAGCGATGGTCTACAGGGAGGTTATGTGGTCGCCGTCGTGCTCTCAGGATGTCTTCTTGGTGCGGCTTCCATGTTCTTTCGAGAAATCACCGAAGGGCTTGGCTGCGCATTGGGTGGCTTCTGCGTTAGTATGTGGCTCCTGTGCCTGGTTCCTGGCGGTTTGCTCGGACCTGTCGCATCCAAGGCCATTTTTATCGCCTGTTTCACTTTTGGTGGCTTCGTCTTCTACTTCAGCCACTACACTCGAGACTGGGCTTTGATTCTCATGATCTCCTTTGCCGGTGCTACAGTCACTGTGATAGGTATCGATGCCTTCAGCAGGGCCGGTCTCAAGGAGTTCTGGGCCTACGTTTGGGATTTGAACGATGACCTTTTCCCTCTTGGTGCTGATACTTACCCGGTCACCAAGGGTATTCGAGTGGAGACAGCAGCGAttatcatcatcttcctcttcggtATCGTTTCCCAAATTAAGCTGTGGAAGGTTGTTCGAGAAAAgcgcgagaagaaggcagaagaggaggctgagggccAGCGGAACCTccgggaagaggaggaaaatgTCGGCCGAAACATTGAAGAGGCCAACGCTCGAGAACGACGTCAATGGGAGAGAGTCTATGGAGATGGCGATATCGgaagctcaacagcctcgcGCACTTCAGATGACGGCGAGATCTCAACGGAGAAGAAGCACCGCGACAGCCAGACCGACTCTTCAAAGAGACAGTCCGCTTCAATCGTCGAGGTTATTGAAATGACGACCATGACAGATCCAGAGCCCCCGAAGAAGCCAACCCCCGTCACCTTGATGTCCTCGGAACAAGACATGGACGGCAGAGTGACGGTTCGCGTTGCCTCGGATGATATTGCTCGACCTCTGAGccaggttgatgagaaggctCCCATCGTACACCATGATACCCTCTCAGTTGCCAACGAGTCTGTCGACAGGCGCGTGTCTCAATCCTCATCGGCTCCCAGGTCTCCCGCTCCTCAAGTCATCCCTCTTCCGTTCACGATTCCCGTTGccgccgatgatgatgacgccATCTCCGATGCCGAACGATCCTCAGTCGCAACCTTtgccgatgacgaagatgccGAGCCCCCTACTCCCGGTCACCGCCAGTCGCTTGCTAAGAGACTATCTCGTCTTTCTCGTGGATCGATGGAGTTGCTGGGCAACATCTCGCATCGATCTAGCCGTGTCCTTGGCGAAGACCATGAACACGGCCATGTTCACAGTGGAAGCACTGAGGATCTTGTGATCCCACGTTCCCGGCCTCgtgacgatgatggctcAGTCGCGGCGACCGTCGATGACGAGAGTCTGAGTGCTGGCGACCGCCGCTCCCTGCCCGGCACTGAACCACCCAAGAGCATTGAGATCAATGCCGAGCTCTCTGGAAAGGATGATCATAGCAAGTTGAGCCCGACCCCGAGTCATCAGACCAAGTTCCTCGATGTCGACACGACTAGCAGCGCTGCTAAGCCTATTAAGGCCGAGCATACGGAGGAGCAGGCTTCTGAGGCccttgacaaggccaagtccGCAACTTCCGGTTCTTCGACCCGTCTCAGCTTGACGAAGGATCGCCTGCCAAGGTCATTGTCTAAAGTTGCCTTGTCCTATCGAACCAACGAATGGGCCAAGCACTTGAGCCAAGCTGACGCCCCAGAGCCTGACGACATTCACATCGACGTTCCTCGAAGCCCTGCGGTGCCGACTATCGAAACACCCGCTCCCGTTCATGTCAATGAGCTGCAAAAGTCAGCTCACGAGGGAACGCCCGCACCTGCTATCGCACGATCCGACTCTCAGGTGTCTAACATGTCTCATTCTGCCTCTCGACGCAGTGTGAGGCAAAATGTCCCCGCAGCTCTCGCTATCCTCAACGGCGAGGGACAAAACCGTAGCCCAGGCACGACGCCTACCAGTGCCGGTGTACCTCGATCTGCCTCCATGGGCCTGCGTCGAACATCGAATGGCATTGAGCCGATTGCCGAGGAGCGTGATGCTCCTAGTCTGACTCCTCCCATCCCTGAGGGACAGGCTGTACGATCTCATTCTCTTAGCCCGGCTCCTATGCCAGATGCCCACCGTTCGTCCACTCCGGGTCTCGTCTCGTACTCGAGCCCCCAGACTCTTCTCGGCCAGCGCGAGGTGTACCTCCGCAACAAGTCTCAAGGAAACCTCCTGGCAAACCCATCCGAAGTCAGCTTGAACAACCCGTACAGAGCTTCCAGTGATGCGGGTTCTCTCAACAACTATGCCATGTACGCTGCCGGTGTTGGTGCAGATGTAGATGATCTACCTCTGAGCCAACGAAAGCAACTCATGCGCCAGAGCAGCTTGAACCCATCAGCCTCTACACCTTCGTTGCAGCGTCTTAGCGGTGGAAGCGGTAGTGGCGGCATTGGTGTCAACAGCTCAGAAGCGCCCTTTGACTCTCACCAGCCCAAGCGCGTGTCCACACTCCCTACTTCTGCTGAGCGCGAGGCCCGTATGGCCAACTTCCGAGAGAGTGTCCGCCAGGACCGTCTTGCGGGTGCCCCAGTTGTCAACAGCACAGGACGCGAGACCCCATTCACGCCGATGTCGCTCCTGGCCGGCAGGGAAACCGAGGTTCAGCGCAACGTCGAGATGAGCCGCAACATTCTCATGAGCCAAAAGGAGGCTGAAGCCCAGCGACGTGAGATGGAGCAGCGAGAGAAGGAGTGGAATGATCGAGCCTTTGACGAGCGCATGCGAAGCGGCGATCTTCTCGGAATCCACCGCGAAGCCATGCGAAAGATGCAGCGAAACGCCAAGGACAAATGA